A region of the Apium graveolens cultivar Ventura chromosome 6, ASM990537v1, whole genome shotgun sequence genome:
GTCCATGAATTTCATGCTCGGGCTCCCTCATAGTCAACGAGGCATTGATTATGTGTTCATGGTTGTTGATAGATTTTCCAAGATGACACACTATATTGCATGTAAGAAGATTGCAGATGCATCAAACGTAGCCAAACTTTTTTCCAGGGAGGTTGTGCGCTTAAACGGAGTGCCGAAGTCTATTACTTCAGATAAGGATACAAAATATCTTAATCTCTTATGGATAAATTTGTGGAAGATGTTTGAAACAACTCTAAAATAAGAGTTCTATAGTTCATCGTCAAACTGATGGGCAAATTGAGGTAATTAATCGAATCTTGAAAAATATGATTCGAAGTGTTTGTGTTGAGAAACCGAAGCAGTGGAATTTGGCTTTGCCTCATgtggaatttgcttacaataGCGCTATTCATTTTACAACAACAAAGTCACTTTGGTCTATAGTATATACTGTTGTTCTGCAGCAAGTAGTTGATTTGGCCAGGTTACCCAAAGCAGCGGGAGTTAGCTTAACAGCGGATAATATGGCTCAATAAATTATTTCCGTGAAAGAAAGTATTAAGGCAATGCTTGAAGTCACGGGAAAGAAGAACAAAATTGCAGGAGACAAGAGAAAGAGGGTCAAAGTTTTCAAAGAGCGGGATAAGATAATGGTGTTCTTGCGTAATGTGAGGTTTCTGATTGGAACATACAATAAGTTACAATCCCGGAAGTAATGGCCCGTTAAAGGTAATATGGAGGATCAATGACAATGCTTATGTTATGGCTCTTCCAAATTCCATGAACTTCTCTAATATGTTCAATGTTGCTGATATATATGAGTACTATGAAGATTCTGTTTTATATCCGGATAAGAACTGGGGGTCGAGTTTTTCAAAGGTGGAGGAGACTGATGTAGGACAGCGGATCGCGAATATTGTGGATGTAATGGATCGGAAAAAGAGCGCAATCAAAAGGACTGCATGATCACGCTGGTGGATGGTATGATCATGTTTTGTTGTAATAAGCTTATAAACCGCGTCAAGCACGAATGAGTTTAGTCTTGCTTCGTATTTTTATGTATTGGTTGTTTTTTTGTTATATAATATTTCTTAATCTTTCTTTTAGATATTCACTTTAATTATTGTAAACATTGTGTAGAATACATGACAGGCCTGCATGATCAATATTTTAAAGACATCATGCATCATATTACACAATAATAGCTCGTGCTAAACAGTATAATAAGaattaaacaaaattaaataaGATTATTCATGAAAAAACTCATATGGATTCAAATTTGAGAGCTTATTTGTTATTGGTGGGATGCGAACTTCAAAACTTGGGTAagatataaaaaataatataaataccGTTGTTGGCGGGATTCGAACCCAGGAACTTGGGTGATATATCATTTTAGTATTCAGATCTAACAACACATATAGTTTGATTAAGAAGATCTGACAGTAATGATTGGGGTTATAAAACCAAACCCAAAAAATACCAAATTATACCTCATTTCGGTTTTTTATATTATAGTATACATTTGGACTTGATATTATTTCtttttttaatgattttataTTTCTGTCTATATAAATATTATCATTATGTATTGTAttattatcatattattaaataaaaatccttAAGAATTTTCTCATCTTTTTGTAAATTTCAGAAGTtatctttttttttttaaatcatgtTTCTGGATTCATATTTATTCTTAAAGATTAGGGTTTGATTTTTCTAGACATCAAATGCTCATATTCAATCTAATAATTATACTTCAAAATTTTAAACGCTACATCAAATTTATTGTTAGGAAAGTCAAtttaactaaaatatttaaaaaaaaactgtttATTAGTTTTATAAAAAAACTAGTGAATGCATCCCTCCAAACGTTGAATCACCCTGCTCGACCTCCTGATCAGTAGGTAAGGATGGATCATTATCGTTGAGGTCATTTTATTTAACTAAAATTTGGTCGACATCATTTGAATGCGAGTAGTAAGGACGAGTCATCCACATGATCCATAATacattttttattaatttagttCGTATTATATTAATGATGAAATTATACATTTTTTGGTAAAAAAAGCGTGGAAattgaaatatttattttttgaataaattcattTATTTTGCTAATTAAATGAAGTCATTTTTATTCATTCATATGTATTTACTTTTTTGGTACAAATTTGAAAAATGTGCGTGTTGCAATATTTATAATTAGAAAACTAATTATACTTTCAACAAACACATTTATGTATATTTGTAATATTATGTTGTAGTAATATTTGGCTTAATCAagttatttatatttattagTTTCAAAAAAAAAGTTATTTATATTTATTCATTATAAAATTGTATAGAGTATAGTGTAAAcatgtctatatatatataattttattttataatgatTATTAACTTAGTACTTTAACCATAACCTAAATATTTTATTTAGCCCTAACAAACAAGCTAACAAATCTCCCTAACATCAATTATGCTATATAACATATATTGTAATATTTAAAATGCTTTGTGTAATGTTTggtcaaaaattttaaatttgttgTTTTTATAGATAAGCAATAATTTCAAATTTATTGTTAGGAAAGTCAAATTgagaaaatattataaaaaagtCCCTATTGatcacattcacactcattgaCCTTCACAATAAGTAAAGATGGAATATTATTGTCCAGATCATTTTATTTAACAAAGTTTTGTCGACATCACTCGAATGTAATAGGAATATGTCATCACATGATCCAATTGTAGCTCTGGCTTAGAATGTGAACTTGCATTAAATTTATGCTTTGACCGCTAAATTATACAATCTGCAGGATACATTTGTCTCCggaaaaatattaaaattatgaatatatatttgggaaaatagtttaattaaattacgataaatgaatatttttttaattaaaataatttatttattaataattattattcatttatgAAGATAAAAAATACATTATTTGTATTATGTAggaacaaaataatatatttatttgataaaaaattttatttattaaatatatatttatggagGTTCCCCGCGCGTGGATCACAAAGCtctatatattttctttttaattATATAGCTAGGTGGCTAGCTCGTAAAGCTGGAATAATGCACTTAAAAAGAAATTTGAAGCAGGAATAATGCAGGTGTCAATCAATTCTGCATTATTTTTATTCAGGGACACAAGGTAATACATATATAATTCCTGTACAAAATTACTTGTTGTAATAATATATGTACACAGAAATGTGATTATTTATTGTTTCGTCACTTACCCCAACAACCACAAGTTGTAAATTTAATCGTAGTCTATTGTTGTTATTTTTTTGTTATTAGTCTGTGCACCAGTTTATGaataaatttattataaaattttgttataaattaaaaaatttattttaaaaaatatataacacaaaattaattttaaatttaattttattatataataattttggataattatctcatAGAACAATTTTCAACTATttcattaatttttaaaataaaaaaattgcgCAACTTCATTTTTTAGAAATGAAATAAATATGTATACTATATATATAATTAGACTTGACAATTCTGATAATCAGGTCGGTTACGCATCGGATTAATTTCGGATCGAATCCTTTTTTAGGATTATGATAAATCTAGAGACAAGCCCGCAAGGGctggctcagttggttaaagagaggaaaactaatctcttggtcacaggttcgaatctcacgggaggagaatttatgattatgccttcTGAGTCAgaacccgtagggtttacccagtgcgcacccgaagggtagcggctgcgggttacctacgataaaaaaaaaaatCTAGAGACAATTAGGATCCGGTACAAAAAAATGtgattaaataataatattattataaacatAAACTTGTTTTAATTATGAATTTTGCTTAATTCGAGTCATATTCGGTTCGGGTAATATATTATTCGATTTTGATCAATTTCATGTTAAAAACGGATATAGTATTTGAGGTCATTTTCGCTTAAAATTTTAATTCGGGTAATCTTCGGATCGATTTTAATTGATTTTCGGATAATTATTGAATTACATGATTCAAATTTCAGATTAAATGTCGATTACATGAATATCACTTCGGTTATTTGAATACACACCCATtttatgagatatatatatatatatatatatatttatatttatatattgattttctagatatatacatatatatatatttataataacaatattatttttttatataacaatattatttttttgataaaataaCAATATTGTATTATGAAAAGAAAGAAATATTGTAGATAGAAGCTAATAAATGAGTGCCACTTGAGCCGTTTCTTAAACATGTACTCCCTTCTCCAACGGTACATCCCCTCTATAAATACGTCCATGTCTAATGTTACATTTATCATCGACGCCCTTCTTTGTTATTCTCCTAGACAAACACGTACTTTATAGTTATACTATTACATACAAGAGATGGGATTTTTATCAGTAATTATACTATTTATCTTCTTGGCCGCTTCTTCAACAGAGGCCACAAATTTCTTAGTTGGTGGTATAAATGGTTGGAGCACACACCCTTCTGAGGATTACCAAACATGGTCCGGTAGACTTCGATTTCAAATCAATGACACTCTTTGTAAGTTGTTGTTTTCGTTTTTTCACTCAAATTTTATACTCCCTCCCTCTCGTATTAACTGTCTTTTTTTAACTAATCTATggtcatttttttattttaacgGTAAATTACactttatttataattaaatatgatTAGAAAATATATCTAGTCCTCTtcaaaatatatttttcaatattttaattTAACATATAAATTTATCTTAATTATCGGTCAAAATTTAATCAgtttaattatataatatttaaaacaAGACACATATTAAGCGTCAATACCTAAATTCCAAAAATAGACTTCCTCTCTCTAGGATTTTTATATTGTGGACATAATTAGGCACACATTTTAATACTTTTATTAAATGTAGTTacgtaattttattttttaatttttttctaaacaaaaatataatgttcaaaatttatataattttttttaaaaaaatatttaaatatgttttataattatataaaaatatgtgtaaagtgaaaaaaaatataaagaaataaaGGGAACTGAGGGACTATACTAACAATATAATTGTATGGTTTGTGTTTTTAGCATTCAAGTATTCAAAAGAAACAGACTCAGTTGTGGTGGTAAGTAAAGATGGTTATGACAAATGTAACGCAGCAAACCCTATATCTAAATTGGAAGGTGGTGATTCTACTTTGATGTTTGATCGTTCCGGACCTTTTTATTTTATTACATCAAATAAAACTAACTGCGATCAAGGTCAAAAGCTGGCCATTGTTGTCATGGCACCTCGCAATAAATCTCCACCTACTCCTCTAGCTCCGGTCCCTTCGCCGGAATCTCAAACTCCAGGTCCTTCCCCATCATTTGCTCCGGCTGTTTCTGCGGCCGGGGTGGTGTCAGTACTTGTCCTGAGTGTGACTGTGGCTGCTTTTATTACATTGACCTAGGTCAAGTTAATTATCTGGAATTGTCACTTTCTTTTCTGTTTTTCTACTTTATTTATTTACATTTTTTATTTGAATGCTGATGTGTTTCATAAGTGACAGATGGTGTCACACTGGAGCTAATTTTTTTATGAATCAATATTAGTTTCTTCGTATTTGCATAATTCATGCCGATGTTTGAGTTTATTTGTTGATAAATGCCGCTGCTGGTGCTGGATCATGCATGATTATCAATTCGATCAAAAATATTATTCTCTATGTTCCAATTAATCTGTCTTATTTAATTTTTGATAATCAAATTAACTCAATTTTGATCGTAAATAAAAATGtattttttcattattttgaaaaactgaaaaataCGTATTAAATTAAACGTACTTTCTAATGATATAATATTTTTTTGATAATGTAGTATGTGAAATTTTTGATTAAATTAGTTGGATCAATTTGATTGCAAAAAGTTATTTTCTGAAATATTAGGCTATAGTTAAAGGGTTTGTCTAGTGTGTGCCCACGAGCACATGCTAAactttaaaattcataaatttgGTGCATTTTTATTGGTATAATTGTTGTGAATACGGGGTCCCCGTTACTAAGAAGTGAAAATCAATCAAAAAAAGTTAAAATTATACTTCCTCCATCCTTTTGATAGCACCGTCCTTTTGATTGGTTATCAAACGGATTGACCACAGAGTTTAAGAAATATGGATAAGATAGTGAAAAATAgaaagaaaattggatgaagtggtgggacccattgatttttaatgtataaaaaggAGATAATGGAGTAAAAGTGTGAGAATGGTGGAAAAGTGTGAAAATAATGGGACTCATTAACTATCTTTGGTAAgttttaaaatgtaaataaatgaATAAGACATCAAAAAAATAAATCGTAAAAAAATGAAAAGGACGGAAGAAGTAAATGTTTGTGATTATTATATATCCATAAAAATATCACAGAAAAATCGCTAGAAATAAAATAGTCTGCTTCGAAAGGACCCAGATATAGAGCAGGCGATTTGGTATACGACACGTaaacacgacacgaaacgacacGAAAAATACGGATATGAGTTTTAATTTTTTGTACACGAAACACGAATGTACATGAACACGAAATTACACGATAGATTTAGTGTCAGATATTGGTTTCAATTTAGTCAATTTAGGTatacgaaagtacacgaaattatactagataaatatatttataaattaatatatatatcacatgcatatatttatgtatataatataaatatttacaagtttttatagaatattatgtaaaaatatatatatttatatttacacTCTCCATGTTTCATTAAATTATACattaaaatagatttttttatatattatatgtagatatatattatattaattttttatttaatatatacGAAAAATACACGGAAAATACACGACACGATTCGAATTGATATGGGTTTCACATATGGGTACATGAAATCATTTCGGATCGGATATAGATTTTATGTTTACGTACACGAAATTACACGACAtgaaagtacacgacacgaccCGATTGCCCGCTCTACCCAGATAGTCTTTAGTTACGCTATTATTCGCATCTCGAGAGAAGCAATCGATTAGTAAGCAAGCATCACGTCTCATAAGGAAAGCCTTGAGGCTTTGCGGCTTGCGGGGGAGAAGTACTTAGTTActgattttttttttgacaaatatggtTTATAACCTTACAAATGAGCGAGGATCGCACAGAGGATAAACTCTTAATCACTTGTGTTATTCAACCGTGCTCGAGTTACTGAATTTAAATTTAACCAAGTTTGGTACTCGTGTTACTGAATTTTAATCAGAGCTCTTTGTTGTTAGGCCCGTTATGAAACATGTGTACAAGAAGTTGAAATTAGGCCCAAACATATTCCGAAAATTGAGAATAGGCCCTGGTTGCATAGTATAAGTAAATTTGGAGAAAAAAACATATTGaaggtttaaaattttaatttattttggaatcGTATATAAATATCTATCGTTTTCTGCTTGAAAAAAATTAATTAGAATTTTTTTGCTCGTTAAGTGTCATTTATCGAGATTGTGATGTTAATCTAAAAACTAATGATTTGAAtatttaaattcaagttttatcTTCTAGTCCATTATTACAAAAACTTATTTTGTACGTAATTAGTCACAATAATAGCATTTTTGACTATCGCTTGAGTCGTGACTCCCGTCTATAATCATTCAATTCAATTCGGAATAGACATGCAATATATAATTACTTTTCATCCCTTTTCTGTTCCCATGTCTCACTAATTGTGAGTGAAACTTATATATATTCATCATGGTTTTTAACAAAATTTATTATGAAATGTAGGagtgaattaaaataaatattttgaaacTCAGTCTATATCGGTTAATTATAAAGGTTAAGTTATTCTAGTTATTATTAAATTCTTTGTTCACCGTGTTAGTTGTAGAATatcatataaatataaatatgttaTGCAATATATTTTGCATAGTTGTAAAACAAAATTTGTTGTAGTAGTAATTTCAACAAGTATTTCATAGAACttttatcatatattatataaaGAAGAATATGAAGGCTTTTCAAAATccttataatatatttttaaatttaaaattttgagttATAAGTATTGAAAGTTAAAAAACCTCAATAACATACAGTATTGTGTCCTGAATTTCTCTATAAAATcaaattttcatttttattttattttaaaatttcttttCAAATAAAATTACATGTTTGAAATAGAAAATGCGTTGAAAAAGAATCAAATTTATACTATACTTATCGAAATTATATAGAATTACTAAAATTTAAAACaagaaaatataaatattaaatgaAATGTAAACttgtatttattaattaatataaatagaGTATAAATCAAATCAAAATATCCTTGAAAATACTGCAAACCCCCAAgaaaaattgttaaaaaatgTCGAACAATAACTTATTCGAAATATTGTAAACTTGGTATTCATAACTAATAGGTagaattattaatttaatattaatcaAAGAATACAGGATTAGTTCGTATTATTGATCGGAGCAAAAATCCAACAtattctaaaaatttaattatatttaattaagtACTTTTATTTCACTagttatttataaattaatatatatttttatattacaTAATATATTggtatttaaattttatttaaattttattttatatcttATAATTTATTAGCAACATATTAgtcaaaaaaattcataacaactactcgaatttcaaaaatcaaataCTTCACCTACCTTATAAAGGATTAGTTGATAAAATTTTCTtcttctgaataaaagttgaatgttttaatttttattcaaaaaaataaaattgtaaaaaaaaattacataactatactttacatgcaccttaaaatgcgtgtcggacactctctaaaaaatgtaaacaattgaaagggacggagggatATTTATATGTTATAAATAATTATTCATTTTCCAAACTGAtacatttattaatttattaccTAATTTAAAAAAATCAGGGGACTCCCTAGTGTTATTTCAGGAGCTCTTTTTTAGTTAGAAACTATTTATAGTATATTATGTTCAAACAAAAATATGCTGGATCCGGTGAATGGAGGAGGAATATGCAACATTTAGGTTTTTCCGTGTTTTTACTAGGAAAGAAGAAAGTGATAGcgagataaaatatttttttcagataaaatttttagaaataaaatatataaaatttacaTGATCACTTATTTTCATCGTTTTTAAAAGTTCGATAACAtcaataaaaatgaaaatattaTTGTAATATACTAGTAATAATGTTAACTATAAAAGAGCTACTAAATTAGAGAGCAAGAGTGGAGGGAAATATGAGCATAGAAAGAATTGCTCAGTGCAAAGTTTTCATTCACAGATGCAATCTATTTATAGTAAAACAAAGGGAGCAAGTATTAAATGCAAGATAACAATTTCTACACATCTATGCATAGCCTAATTATTGCAATATTGACTAACTATATGACAATCAATTTACAACACTCCCCTTTGATTGTTATGATAGTATGGATCATAGATTGCCTCATTAAAACCTTGTCAAAGAAAAACTCAGTGGGATAAAAACTTTGgcgaaggaaaaagagtacaatcTATCTTTTGAAAACTAATCATTCTCTGAATTTTGTTGCAACAAATCCTTGAGTCGACGCATTCCAATGTTATGTCGTAATTTACCAAATGTTGAATTCGGTAATGATTTCGTGAATAAATCTGCAAGGTTGTCACATGATCGGATTTGTTTTATATCAACTTCACCATTCTTTTGAAGCTCGTGAGTGTAAAAGAATTTTGGTGAAATGTGCTTCGTCCTGTCTcctttgatatatccttccttaagttgaTCAATGCATGCAGTGTTGTCCTCAAACAAGACAGTAGGATTTCTTGTGATGTCCGGTAATCCACATGATTCTTGAATATTCTTGATGATAGACCGCAACCAAACACATTCTCTACTGGCTTCATGAATTGCAATGAGTTCCGAGTGATTTGTTGAGGTTGCCACTGTAGTTTGCTTCGTAGATTTCCAGGAAATGGCTGCACCGCAATAGTAAAAACATATCcagtttgtgattttccaaagTGAGGATCTGACAAATATCCAACGTCTGCATATCCAATCAGCTGAGATGTTGAGTTTTTCGGGAAGAATAACCCAAAATCAATTGTTCCACGAAGATAATGAAATATATGCTTGATCCCATTCCAATGCCTGTCCATCAGAGCAGAGCTAAATCTAGCCAATAAATTCACAGCAAATGTAATATCTGACCTTGTATTATTTGCAAGATACATAAGTGCACCAATTGCTCCAAGATATGGGATTTCAGGGCCGAGAACTTCTTCATCATCTTCTCGTGGTCGAAATATATCTTTATCAGACTCTAAATATCTAACCACCATTGGAGTAGTCTATAGATgagatttatccatgtaaaataTGTTCAAAACCTTTTCTGTATATGTAGATTGGTGGAGGAAAATTCCTGATGACAAGTGCTCGACTTGTATACCAAGGCAATATTttgtccttccaagatctttcatttcaaattctGTCTTTGGGTATATGACAGCTTCATCAACCTCTGTAGCTGTTCATACAAGgtttaaatcatccacatatacagcaATAATCACAAAATCAGATTTtgattttttgataaaaacacatggagaaatttgattactaatatacccattattttataaataacgactaagtctgttataccacatacgaccagactgtttcagtccatacaatgatcgttgaagtttaatagagtatatatgacgaggtttcttgaactcgtccatttttaacccttctgggattttcataaaaatttcactatCAAGTGAACCGTACAGGTATGCAGTAACGACGTCCATAAGACGTGTTTCCAATTTTTCTTTAGATGCCATACCTAATATAAAACGAAAAGTAATTCCATCCATCACTGGCGAGTATGTCTCTTGATAATCAATGTCAGGCCTTTGAGAAAACCCATGTGCTACAAGTCGGGCTttatatctcataatttcattcttttcatttcgttttcttatgaatacccatttattTCTAACAGGGTTCACACCGATTGGTGTTTGGACAACAGGTCCAAATACTTCTCTTTTACGCAGTGAATTTAATTCTGTTTGGATTGCGTATTTCCATTATGTCCAGTCTTTTCTTCGACGGCAttcatccacactttgtggttcaggatcagaatttatgtctacatccaatgctgcggaatacacaaatacatcatcgattatggctttacttcgatcccataatttaatatcatgcacataatttattgaaatttcatgattgtttaatccCGTATCTTCAGGGACTGGTATCTCTTCAGGAGATAATACCACTTCGGGGGTATTTACTTCTTCTGGAGCATGTGCCACTTCAGGggcaattttctttatttttctttttcgtggtgcaacatcttttgcaccgacctgtctaccacgcttcaggcgtggctttgattctgtaaccaattcttttgtatctgatttttgaattggtatatctattctagctggagtatttactgcaggtatatgagatttagttatatttctagaatcgttaaatgcgtcaggcatttggtttgcgatattttgcatatgaataattcttttaactttaagttcgcattgaccggtacgtggatctagaaaatataatcctgacgcattccatgttatgtcaggattaactttatttgaatgtttatctccccctaagGGAGGAAACATAGACTCGTCAAAATGACAATCTGCATATCTTGCGGTAAATAAGTCTCCGGTTAGAGGCTCcagatatctaattatagatgtggaatcAAAATCAACGTAGATACTTATTCTTCTTTGAGCTCCCATCTTCGATCTTTGTGGTGGAACAATCGGTACATATACAGCACATCCAAAAATtttgaagtgagaaatattatGAACTTGACCAAGTACCAGTTGTAGCGGAGAATGTTGGTTGTGGAAAGTTGGTCTAATCCTAATAATATTAGCAGCATGAAGTA
Encoded here:
- the LOC141664567 gene encoding early nodulin-like protein 2 — protein: MGFLSVIILFIFLAASSTEATNFLVGGINGWSTHPSEDYQTWSGRLRFQINDTLSFKYSKETDSVVVVSKDGYDKCNAANPISKLEGGDSTLMFDRSGPFYFITSNKTNCDQGQKLAIVVMAPRNKSPPTPLAPVPSPESQTPGPSPSFAPAVSAAGVVSVLVLSVTVAAFITLT